A section of the Kribbella voronezhensis genome encodes:
- a CDS encoding elongation factor G-like protein EF-G2 produces MADKANTSQGAGAAPSADSPAAVRNVVLVGPSGAGKTTLVEALLVASGVLSRPGSVLDGTTVCDSDDAEIRQQRSVGLALASLPHAGMKLNLIDTPGYADFVGELRAGLRAADCALFVIPANESVDEPTKALWQECDQVGMPRAVVITKLDHARANYQNALSAAQNTFGDKVLPLYLPTGDGLVGLLSQTQYQYDGGKRTTRDPDPEYADQIEEQRGTLIEGIIEESEDESLMDRYLGGEEIDQDVLIEDLERAVARGSFFPVIPVCSGTGVGTLELLEVATSGFPSPTEHPVAEVFSPHGVPKKKLPCDPDGPLLAEVVKTTSDPYVGRVSLVRVFSGTIRPDTTVHVSGHFTSFFGEGNTHVDHDEDERIGTLSFPLGKQQRPASTVVAGDLCAIGRLTRAETGDTLSDKAEPLLLKPWNMPEPLLPIAVQAHAKTDEDKLSVGLQRLAAEDPTLRIEQNPETHQIVLWCMGEAHSDVVLDALANRYGVTVDTVELRVPLRETFGGKAKGHGRHVKQSGGHGQYAVCDIEVEPLPDGVEFEFVDKVVGGSVPRQFIPSVEKGVRAQMERGVGAGYPVVNIRVTLLDGKAHSVDSSDMAFQMAGGLALRDAANATKVNLLEPVDLVSVLVPDDLVGSVMSDLSGRRGRLLGTERVGDNRTLVKAEVPQVEITRYAVDLRSLSHGAASFTRSFVRYEAMPDSAAARVKSSA; encoded by the coding sequence ATGGCAGACAAGGCGAATACTTCCCAGGGCGCCGGAGCCGCTCCCAGTGCGGACAGCCCGGCCGCCGTTCGTAACGTGGTCCTGGTCGGCCCGTCGGGTGCCGGCAAGACCACCCTCGTCGAGGCGTTGCTGGTCGCCTCCGGGGTGTTGTCCAGACCGGGATCCGTGCTCGACGGGACGACCGTCTGCGACAGCGACGACGCGGAGATCCGGCAACAGCGGTCGGTCGGCCTGGCACTCGCCTCGCTCCCGCACGCCGGGATGAAGCTGAACCTGATCGACACCCCGGGGTACGCCGATTTCGTCGGTGAGCTCCGGGCCGGATTGAGAGCGGCGGATTGCGCTCTCTTCGTGATCCCGGCGAACGAGTCCGTGGACGAACCGACCAAGGCACTCTGGCAGGAATGCGACCAGGTCGGGATGCCCCGCGCCGTGGTGATCACCAAACTCGACCATGCCCGGGCGAACTACCAGAACGCGCTCTCTGCTGCTCAGAACACCTTCGGGGACAAGGTTCTGCCGCTCTACCTGCCCACCGGTGACGGGCTGGTCGGGTTGCTGTCGCAGACCCAGTACCAGTACGACGGCGGCAAGCGGACCACGCGGGATCCCGACCCGGAGTACGCGGACCAGATCGAGGAACAGCGTGGCACCCTGATCGAAGGGATCATCGAGGAGTCCGAGGACGAGTCGCTGATGGACCGGTATCTCGGCGGCGAGGAGATCGACCAGGACGTCCTCATCGAAGATCTCGAGAGAGCGGTTGCTCGCGGATCCTTCTTCCCCGTCATCCCGGTGTGCAGCGGCACAGGCGTCGGAACGCTCGAGCTGCTCGAGGTCGCGACGAGTGGGTTCCCTTCACCGACCGAGCACCCGGTGGCCGAGGTGTTCTCGCCGCACGGCGTACCGAAGAAGAAGCTGCCCTGTGACCCGGACGGGCCGCTGCTCGCCGAGGTGGTGAAGACGACGTCGGACCCGTACGTCGGCAGGGTCAGCCTGGTCCGGGTCTTCTCCGGCACCATCAGGCCCGACACGACGGTTCACGTGTCGGGCCATTTCACGTCCTTCTTCGGCGAGGGCAACACCCATGTCGATCACGACGAGGACGAACGCATCGGCACGCTCTCCTTCCCGCTGGGCAAACAGCAGCGTCCTGCTTCGACGGTGGTCGCGGGTGATCTGTGCGCGATCGGCCGGCTGACGCGGGCAGAAACCGGTGACACGCTCTCCGACAAGGCCGAGCCGCTACTGCTCAAACCGTGGAACATGCCCGAGCCGTTGCTGCCGATCGCCGTACAGGCGCATGCGAAGACCGACGAAGACAAGTTGTCCGTCGGGCTGCAGCGGCTCGCCGCCGAGGATCCGACGCTGCGGATCGAGCAGAACCCGGAGACGCACCAGATCGTGCTCTGGTGCATGGGCGAGGCGCACTCGGACGTCGTACTGGATGCCCTGGCCAACCGGTACGGCGTGACCGTCGACACCGTGGAGCTTCGGGTGCCGTTGCGGGAGACGTTCGGCGGCAAGGCGAAGGGGCACGGGCGGCACGTGAAGCAGTCGGGCGGGCATGGTCAGTACGCCGTCTGCGACATCGAGGTGGAGCCGTTGCCGGACGGTGTCGAGTTCGAGTTCGTCGACAAGGTGGTCGGTGGGTCGGTGCCGCGGCAGTTCATCCCGAGTGTGGAGAAGGGCGTGCGGGCGCAGATGGAGCGCGGTGTCGGCGCCGGGTATCCGGTGGTCAACATCCGGGTCACGTTGCTCGACGGCAAGGCGCACAGCGTCGACTCGTCGGACATGGCGTTCCAGATGGCGGGTGGACTCGCGCTGCGCGACGCGGCGAACGCGACCAAGGTGAATCTGCTCGAGCCCGTCGATCTCGTCTCGGTGCTGGTGCCCGACGACCTGGTCGGCTCGGTGATGAGCGATCTGTCCGGACGACGCGGGCGGTTGCTGGGTACCGAGCGAGTCGGCGACAACCGCACCTTGGTCAAGGCCGAGGTGCCGCAGGTGGAGATCACCCGGTACGCCGTCGACCTGAGATCGCTCTCTCATGGCGCTGCGTCGTTCACGCGCTCCTTCGTCCGCTACGAAGCCATGCCTGATTCGGCAGCCGCGCGGGTCAAATCCTCCGCTTGA
- a CDS encoding ester cyclase, with product MNLNPAQAAALRVFDAINSGDLDCLDDLVTDDFVDHGSPFPLPPGPAGYRQILTFVTQVLRIRYDIEDVFSTEDRVVLRAVAHGVGRDAVHGPGAEGGSYSMTTAHIYRTDGARLAEHWGVRDEYGARIQLGTITAPDPVALSR from the coding sequence ATGAACCTCAATCCGGCGCAGGCGGCGGCCCTGCGCGTCTTCGACGCCATCAACTCCGGCGACCTCGACTGCCTGGACGACCTCGTTACCGACGACTTCGTCGACCACGGTTCGCCTTTCCCCTTGCCGCCCGGGCCGGCCGGCTACCGGCAGATCCTCACCTTCGTCACCCAGGTCCTTCGGATCAGGTACGACATCGAGGACGTGTTCTCGACCGAGGATCGGGTCGTACTGCGTGCCGTGGCGCACGGCGTCGGGCGAGACGCCGTCCACGGACCGGGTGCCGAGGGCGGCAGCTACTCGATGACCACCGCCCACATCTACCGCACCGACGGCGCTCGGCTCGCCGAGCACTGGGGCGTTCGCGACGAGTACGGCGCGCGCATCCAGCTCGGCACGATCACCGCACCGGATCCAGTCGCGCTCAGCCGGTAG
- a CDS encoding TetR/AcrR family transcriptional regulator gives MARAYDSSARIEGARRTRASIVETARDLLLQGGYPGMTVASLATAAGVSPQTVYNSVGNKAAVVKAVYDQLMAGDDAAVPMSERPEFHAMFEAGDRVAFAQAYAGWVRVLAGRAGPLLGALLAHGTDATLLEFTATIEHERYVGTTHAITGLRDRIGLPEHHADEDSLHRLVDAVWTLNSPDCYDRLVRRRGWSPAEYETWLAHQLIALLS, from the coding sequence GTGGCAAGGGCCTACGACAGCTCCGCTCGCATCGAGGGCGCGCGGCGGACCAGGGCGTCGATCGTGGAGACCGCGCGGGACCTGCTGCTCCAGGGCGGATATCCGGGCATGACAGTGGCCTCGCTGGCAACTGCTGCCGGGGTCAGCCCGCAGACGGTCTACAACTCGGTCGGGAACAAGGCGGCGGTCGTCAAGGCGGTCTACGACCAGCTGATGGCCGGTGACGACGCCGCGGTCCCGATGAGTGAACGGCCGGAGTTTCACGCGATGTTCGAGGCCGGCGATCGGGTCGCCTTCGCCCAGGCGTACGCCGGCTGGGTGCGGGTCCTCGCCGGTCGCGCCGGGCCGTTGCTCGGTGCGCTGCTGGCGCATGGCACCGATGCCACTCTCCTCGAGTTCACGGCGACCATCGAGCACGAACGGTACGTCGGGACGACCCACGCGATCACCGGACTGCGTGACCGGATCGGCCTTCCGGAGCATCACGCGGACGAGGACAGCCTGCACCGGTTGGTCGACGCGGTATGGACCCTGAACTCCCCTGATTGCTACGACCGGCTGGTACGCCGCCGCGGGTGGTCCCCGGCCGAGTACGAGACCTGGCTCGCCCACCAGTTGATCGCCCTGCTGAGCTGA
- a CDS encoding HIT family protein, with product MSENCLFCGIVAGSIPSQQVAENERAIAFMDINPATRGHLLVVPRAHAKDLRESAPEDLIAATLLAQSLVTTVIERLDADGANLLSCIGAEAWQSVFHTHLHVIPRYKDDPLQLPWHPTPGDMDAIAATAAELR from the coding sequence ATGAGTGAGAACTGTCTTTTCTGTGGCATCGTCGCGGGGTCCATTCCTTCTCAGCAGGTGGCGGAGAACGAGCGGGCGATCGCGTTCATGGACATCAATCCGGCGACTCGCGGGCATCTGCTGGTCGTCCCGCGGGCGCATGCGAAGGACCTGCGGGAGAGCGCTCCCGAGGATCTCATCGCGGCAACTCTGCTGGCGCAATCGCTGGTGACAACCGTGATCGAGCGGCTCGACGCCGACGGCGCGAACCTGCTCAGCTGCATCGGCGCCGAGGCCTGGCAGAGCGTGTTCCACACTCACCTGCACGTCATCCCGCGGTACAAGGACGACCCGCTCCAGCTCCCCTGGCACCCGACCCCCGGTGACATGGACGCCATCGCAGCCACCGCCGCCGAACTCCGCTGA
- a CDS encoding MFS transporter, producing MSKLVRRLVPLQVAAFLQGVGFWVPVEKLFMTGIGFDAATIGVMAAAYAALVPGVEVISGILADRWSRRGVLVVAGVAMFASVLIGGLSHNVLTYIVAALVLGIYFAMYSGTVEAMVYDTVLEETGGSTAYERQIGRIRLIESIALVLSALAGGWIAAGAGARLTYFLTLPFVVVSLLALAAFREPHLHETSERSPLREHLHVTYAAITRRGRLIPIAAASVMAALLLQAIFEFGPLWLIALSASPVLYGPFWAGLVSTLGVGGLLAGRLRLDKPPHVVLVVMAMLLACLTMTTSHNLGALTAAMITLTLLLVIAGIHLSRLLHDAVPSTIRTGVASGISAVSWIFFLPFALGFGAVSNEYGVYTAGWMITAAAALAGAGLIWVVARPVAEPAEPLEATEATAASEAEQHAVLRTAA from the coding sequence ATGTCGAAGCTGGTACGGCGGTTGGTGCCGTTGCAGGTCGCGGCGTTCCTGCAGGGGGTCGGGTTCTGGGTTCCCGTCGAGAAGTTGTTCATGACCGGGATCGGGTTCGATGCGGCGACGATCGGTGTGATGGCGGCCGCGTACGCCGCGTTGGTGCCTGGCGTCGAAGTGATCTCCGGGATCCTGGCCGACCGCTGGTCGCGTCGCGGGGTTCTGGTCGTCGCCGGGGTCGCGATGTTCGCCAGTGTGCTGATCGGCGGACTCAGTCACAACGTGCTCACCTACATCGTCGCCGCGCTCGTGCTCGGCATCTACTTCGCGATGTACTCGGGCACCGTCGAAGCGATGGTCTACGACACCGTGCTCGAGGAGACCGGCGGCAGTACCGCCTACGAGCGGCAGATCGGCAGGATCCGGCTGATCGAGAGCATCGCCCTCGTGCTGAGCGCCCTGGCCGGCGGCTGGATCGCCGCCGGCGCGGGCGCCCGGCTCACCTATTTCCTCACCCTGCCGTTCGTCGTCGTCTCGCTGCTCGCCCTCGCTGCGTTCCGCGAGCCGCACCTCCATGAAACGAGTGAGCGCTCTCCGCTCCGGGAGCATCTCCACGTCACCTACGCCGCGATCACCCGCCGCGGCCGGCTCATCCCGATCGCCGCGGCATCCGTCATGGCGGCATTGTTGCTGCAGGCAATCTTCGAGTTCGGTCCGCTGTGGCTGATCGCGCTCTCTGCGTCGCCCGTGCTGTACGGACCGTTCTGGGCGGGCCTGGTCTCCACACTCGGGGTCGGCGGTCTGCTGGCCGGACGACTGCGGCTCGACAAACCACCGCACGTCGTCCTCGTCGTGATGGCGATGTTGCTGGCCTGCCTGACGATGACCACCAGCCACAACCTCGGCGCCCTCACAGCCGCCATGATCACGCTCACCCTGCTGCTCGTCATCGCGGGAATCCACCTCAGCCGCCTGCTGCACGACGCGGTCCCGTCGACGATCCGGACCGGTGTCGCCTCAGGGATCAGCGCGGTCTCCTGGATCTTCTTCCTGCCGTTCGCCCTCGGGTTCGGTGCCGTGAGCAACGAGTACGGCGTGTACACGGCCGGCTGGATGATCACGGCGGCGGCCGCTCTCGCCGGGGCCGGACTGATCTGGGTGGTCGCCCGCCCGGTCGCCGAGCCGGCCGAGCCTCTCGAAGCAACCGAGGCAACCGCCGCTAGCGAGGCCGAGCAACACGCGGTACTGCGAACCGCCGCGTGA
- a CDS encoding RNA polymerase sigma factor: MEGIPPDDVLVARLRSGEESAFALVLDSWSGGMLRLARSFVSTEESAAEVVQETWLAVIEGIDRFEGRSSLKTWIYRILTNQAKRRGVREHKVVPLSSIQTGSSADDSGPTVDPARFRPPGDPYPGHWWEFPASWPTPEQGLLGGEARVLLSQALVELPERQRAVIVLRDVEGYSSDEVCDLLEISPGNQRVLLHRARAFLRGKLEEYYEEAKP, translated from the coding sequence ATGGAAGGGATTCCGCCGGACGACGTCCTGGTCGCCCGGCTGCGGAGCGGCGAAGAGAGCGCTTTCGCGTTGGTGCTCGACAGCTGGTCCGGTGGCATGCTGCGACTGGCCAGGTCGTTCGTCTCGACCGAGGAGTCCGCCGCCGAGGTGGTGCAGGAGACCTGGCTCGCGGTGATCGAGGGGATCGACCGGTTCGAGGGACGGTCGTCGCTCAAGACCTGGATCTACCGGATCCTGACCAACCAGGCCAAGCGGCGCGGGGTCCGCGAGCACAAGGTCGTCCCCCTGAGCAGCATCCAGACCGGCAGCAGCGCCGACGACAGCGGCCCGACGGTCGACCCGGCCAGATTCCGGCCGCCGGGCGATCCCTATCCAGGGCATTGGTGGGAGTTCCCGGCGAGCTGGCCGACACCCGAGCAAGGCCTGCTGGGAGGCGAGGCCCGGGTGCTGCTGAGCCAGGCTCTGGTGGAACTGCCTGAGCGCCAGCGGGCGGTGATCGTCCTGCGCGACGTCGAGGGCTACTCCTCGGACGAGGTCTGCGACCTGCTCGAGATCTCGCCGGGAAACCAGCGAGTCCTGCTGCACCGTGCTCGCGCTTTCCTGCGAGGCAAACTGGAGGAGTACTACGAGGAGGCGAAGCCGTGA
- a CDS encoding anti-sigma factor family protein, which produces MTDLDCQQFVEQVTAFLEGGLDPAEEQRFVDHLALCDGCDRYLDQVRQTVHALRELPAEALSPENRQALLNTFRAKH; this is translated from the coding sequence GTGACCGATCTCGACTGTCAGCAGTTCGTCGAGCAGGTGACCGCGTTCCTGGAGGGCGGGCTCGACCCCGCCGAAGAGCAGCGATTCGTCGACCACCTCGCCCTGTGCGACGGCTGCGACCGCTACCTCGACCAGGTCCGGCAGACCGTGCACGCCCTCCGCGAGCTCCCCGCGGAAGCGCTCTCTCCGGAGAACCGGCAAGCCCTCCTCAACACCTTCCGCGCAAAGCACTAG